The DNA segment CAGTGATGATTACTACATCAACCTCGGCATTCCGGCTGGTTACCTGCTGCAGCACGGTTTTACCGGCACCGAACGGCCCCGGTGTACAGTAGGTGCCGCCAAGTGCAACCGGAAAAAAGGTGTCAACAGTCCGAACCTTGGTTACCAGGGTTTTTTCCGGCTTCAGGCGTTCCTCGTAGGTCTCGATAGCCCGTTTAACCGGCCAGTTGAACAGCATAGTCAACTCATGCTTGCGACCGCGTCCATCCACAATTACCGCGATGGTGTCGGTTACCGGATAGCTCCCGGCTGCGGCAATCGATTCGATGGTGTAGGCCTCATCCTTGTCGAACGGCACCATGATGCGATGTTTGAAGATCCCCTCCGGCACGGTTCCCAGGGTGTCGCCAGCGGTTACCGTGTCGCCCTTGGCGGCTGTCGGGGTAAACTCCCAGGTGCGCTCCCTGTCAAGGGCATCCAGGTAGATCCCGCGGTCCAGAAAAAAACCGCACTGCTCGGCGAGCTCCGGCAGCGGGTTCTGCAGCCCGTCGTAGATCTGACCCAACAGCCCCGGGCCCAGCTCTACGGCCAGCAGCTCCTGTGTAAACTCGACAGGATCGCCAACGCCAATCCCTCGCGTCATTTCGAAGACCTGAAGCTCGGCCTGCTGTCCACGAATTCGGATCACCTCCGCCTTGAGGCGACGATTATCGACCTTAACGTATCCCACCTCGTTCAAGGACACGATTCCATCGACCTTAACGGAGATCATGTTTCCGTTTACGCCGATAACTTTCCCTTCAGTAGTATGTGTCATACATTCGCTCCAGATTCAGTCTTTGGTACATGGTGCTGTATCTCCGCCCATACCTGCTGGTATGCAGCGGAAAAGTGTTCGGTTCCCAGCTCTTTGGTCCAGGTCGCGCGCCGTTCAAGCAAAAGCAGCTTGAGGGCATACACGGCCAGATACCGGATATCAAAATAGTGCCCCACCTGCAGCTGTTCCAGCTTGTTCCAGCGGGCAGTATCCAGGGATTCCTCGGCAGCCAGGGGATGCGGCTGGTTGCCGTACTCGGCAACCGCCCGTTCCACATCGGGATCAAACTCGACTGAGGTGTGCTCATCGCCGCTGTTCCGACCCAGCAGCTGACTGCGCTGAACAGCCAGTGAGGCCCGCAGCGTGCGATCGAACGCCGCATATTCCGGCAGAACGGACTCGGCAGCAATCGGGCCGGACGGACTTGCCGAACCGGCCAGAATACCCTGCAGAATTTCGCGGTCTTCCTCGACAAGCCAGGGAAGGCAGATTTCCAGGAATTCCTCCCTGGCGGGAAAAGATTCCCGATCAGGATGCAGAAACGGCAGGCTTGCCCCTACGTTATAGTATTGCTTCACGGCAATACCCCCTACGCCTGTGCAGCGGCGTTCTTGATGATTTCACCCAGGGCAGCATTCACACGGGACGCCAGCAGCTCACCCAGCGAGTCTGCCGAGATCTCGTAGAACGAAGATCCGTCCTTTTCGCCGATACGAAAACCGGCCGACACCTTATCGCTTGGCTGAACAGTCAAGCCGCGCTTTACATGATCCGCCAGGGCTTTCTTCAACGGGGCTTCGGCCTTGGCGTACTGATCATCAGCAATCTGCAGCGAAAGATCCTCTACCGGACGTCCCTGCCAGTTCTGCATGAGCGATACTACCGCCTTCTCCAGGATCTGGGGGGTAAAGGCTTCATTCACCTGGTCGTTCACCACCGCAGCAAAGATCTTTTCCAGCTTGTTCTGGGTCTGCAGCAGTACATCACGTGCGGCCTGCTGTACCGCAGCGGTACCGGCTTGGGTAAACTTGTCAGCCTCGGCCTGGGCAGACTGCTTTATTCTGGCAGCCTCGGCCTGAGCCTGTTCGACAATCTGCCGGGCCTTGGCCTCGGCATCGCTTGCGATCTGCTGCGCTTGTGCCTCGGCAGTCGACACACCATCCTGTTTAATCTTATCGATCAGTTCTTTCAGCTGAATATCCATATTTGCCTCGCTACGGTTAGGTTTGTAGTGCTGAGGTCATTGTAGACGACCCCGAAGAAGCTTGCAACCAATCAATTCTATAATTTTCTCTGGTTATATATCACCAAGCCTGAAATTACCGACTATTTTAAACAGGCTTCCATCCTGCCTCACCTCGAGTGTGCGATTCGGCAGATACTGCGGCAGCTTTTCCTGAATCAGTTCGACTGTCTCCTGCTCGATCTGGTGATAGACCGACGCGGGCACATCCGCGAGGGTAGCCAGGTGGACGTCGATAACGTACCCTCTGCCATGGGTGCTGCCGTATCCAGGACTGAAGCTTGCACCGATATTGAACAACCCGTCGGCCGATGGATTGGCGGTGGTGCCGTGCTGCGGGCGAGCCGGATGCAGCGGAAATGAGCCGCGATACCGATCCTCCAGAATGTGGTCGATCTCGTCAAACATCCGTTTGATTGCGGCATCGATCTCGCGCTGCTTCGGGTGATACATCCTGTTGCCCTACCAGCGAACCCTCATCCAGATGGGTTCCGGGCTGGTGATCGCCGCCACAACCGGAACATCAAAACGGGCGGTTCTTCCGTGAGCCGACATACCGTCAAACCCCTCCACCGAGACGACATCTTCCGGTGCCTGCACCTCTACCCGGATAGATACGACATCACCGATATCCCGTAAAAAAGGATTACTGTCGAGCGGCTGATCCTCGGCCGGGGCTACCAGCAGGTCAAACCCGTCCTCGCCGGCGGATCGATGGATCTCCATACCCAACAGCTCCATCAACTGCTGCAATGCATCCCAGGTCTCGAAACGAATCACCGTCTGCAGCTCATGTACCGAATCACCCTGATCGCGGTGATACTCCATCAGCCTGGCTCCGGCTACACCGGCCAGATAGTCCTGGATATATTCGCGCTCCAAGGGTTGCAGTGCGGTGCTGGCGGTCGGCTGAATTTCGCTGAACTCGGCCAGCTCGGCAGGAACCAGGTAGTGGGATCGTACCGTACCGCTTTCCGGGCCATCAAAATGAATCCCGGTTTCAATCTCGAGGCAGCCGGTACTGGACAGACTCAATACTGCAACAACAGCTGCCGCAGCCAGCTGGCGAATCAATCTACTCATGACGGCAATAGTAGGGGTATTCGAGGGAAAAAACAAGCTCAGGCACGCAGTCTGATCTCGGTTTTGCCGCTGCCACCCAGTTCCGGACGGGCAAAACCGAAATTCTCAACTGAAGGATGCTGCCGCAACAGCTCCTGAATCGCCTGCTGCAATGCCCCGCTCCCCTTGCCATGGATCACTGCCAGATCCCCGCGCCCCTGCACCAGGGCATCATCCAGTGCCCGCCCGACGCAGTCTTGCGCTTCATGAGCGCGCATACCGCGTACATCAACCGTATATACCGGCTGTTTCTGCGGGGTTTGGCTGGGCAAGGGTTTTGATAGGCTCTGCTGCACCGAAGCCTCCTGGTCAGCAGCCATCACACTGAAATCCCGCTCGTGTACCGTAAGCGAGATGCTGCCAAAGCTGGCCTTCCAGCGTTTTTTGCCGGCGGACCGCTGAATCACCCCCTGTTTTCCCGAGTCATGCATCCGGATTATGGCGCCAGGCTGTGGAGCAGCCTCGGCTATTCGCCGCTGCGCTGCATCCCTGGCGGCAGCCTCTTTCACCTGCGCCGATTGATCCTCGAGTTCATGCATACCTGCCTTGGCAGCCTGAATACGCGCAGAGCTGAGTTCACCCTCCCGAAGCTCCTTTACGGTCTGCTCGATCCGGCTGCGCCCCGCTGCCAGCAATGCATCGAGCTCCTGCAGC comes from the Spirochaeta africana DSM 8902 genome and includes:
- a CDS encoding DUF2764 family protein, giving the protein MKQYYNVGASLPFLHPDRESFPAREEFLEICLPWLVEEDREILQGILAGSASPSGPIAAESVLPEYAAFDRTLRASLAVQRSQLLGRNSGDEHTSVEFDPDVERAVAEYGNQPHPLAAEESLDTARWNKLEQLQVGHYFDIRYLAVYALKLLLLERRATWTKELGTEHFSAAYQQVWAEIQHHVPKTESGANV